The Oncorhynchus mykiss isolate Arlee chromosome 30, USDA_OmykA_1.1, whole genome shotgun sequence genome includes a window with the following:
- the stoml1 gene encoding stomatin-like protein 1 isoform X2 has protein sequence MYNKASGYQSLPQRDLITAKPGLFVATESFVQSPFHHHKGHSFDYIPNVRDNDYSDSTQGWLSWICNVIVCFMVYICTFITFPISGWFVLKVVPNYQRIVVFRLGRVRPPKGPGVVLLLPLIDQWQRVDLRTRAFNIPPCQVTTRDGGVVSVGADIQFRIWSPVMSVVSVQDLNASTRLTAHNAMTTSLGRKSVREIQTERIKLGEYLGMDINEMTKPWGLEVDRVELTVGAVLKPPEDHSSGPGSVILPPSIPGLEGLAGPIQQLAMHFLGNMAGGNNGAPLVRTEDSISFSDEVSSAPLAISRTGAVTRPMSVLELYEGLLLSESLVSQVGACFLFLLQSPDGQQTSYYVDLSQGSGSAGPGSPPEGQVPDVTLSMTDQDLLAMFEGTLRPFAAYSTGRLKVQGDLKTAMKLEEVIKLHRS, from the exons ATGTATAATAAAGCGTCTGGATATCAGTCTTTACCGCAACGAGATTTGATCACAGCCAAACCGGGGTTGTTCGTGGCGACAGAAAGCTTCGTCCAATCTCCATTCCACCATCATAAAGGACATTCGTTTGACTACATCCCCAATGTTAGAGACAACGACTACAGTG ACTCCACTCAGGGATGGCTGTCCTGGATCTGCAATGTTATTGTCTGCTTCATGGTCTATATCTGCACCTTCATAACCTTCCCCATATCAGGCTGGTTCGTACTGAAG GTTGTCCCTAACTACCAGCGCATCGTAGTGTTTCGTCTGGGCAGAGTACGTCCTCCTAAAGGGCCAGGAGTGGTGTTGCTTCTGCCTCTTATTGACCAATGGCAGAGAGTTGACCTACGAACCCGGGCCTTCAACATCCCTCCATGCcag GTTACTACCAGGGACGGAGGTGTGGTGTCTGTAGGGGCAGATATCCAGTTCCGTATCTGGAGCCCGGTGATGTCAGTGGTGTCGGTTCAGGATCTTAACGCCTCCACACGCCTCACTGCCCACAACGCCATGACAACCAGCCTGGGCAGGAAGAGCGTCAGGGAGATTCAGACTGAGAGAATCAAACTGGGAGAATACCTTGGG ATGGACATCAATGAGATGACCAAGCCCTGGGGTCTGGAGGTAGACAGGGTGGAGCTGACTGTAGGTGCTGTCCTGAAGCCCCCAGAGGACCATTCATCTGGGCCTGGCTCGGTCATCCTACCCCCCTCTATTCCTGGTCTCGAGGGCCTGGCCGGACCCATACAACAACTGGCTATGCACTTCCTGGGCAATATGGCTGGCGGTAACAATGGAGCTCCCCTGGTTAGGACAG AGGACAGCATCAGCTTCTCAGACGAGGTGAGCAGTGCTCCCCTGGCTATAAGTCGTACCGGAGCTGTAACCAGGCCCATGTCAGTGCTGGAACTGTACGAGGGCCTTCTCCTCTCAGAGTCTCTGGTCAGTCAGGTGGGAGCCTGCTTCCTGTTCCTCCTCCAATCGCCTGACGGACAACAGACAAGCTATTACGTAGACCTCAGCCAAG GTAGTGGCTCAGCCGGACCAGGGTCCCCTCCAGAGGGCCAGGTACCAGACGTCACCCTCAGTATGACGGACCAGGACCTGCTGGCTATGTTCGAGGGAACCCTACGACCCTTCGCAGCCTACTCCACTGGGCGACTCAAGGTCCAGGGAGACCTGAAGACTGCCATGAAGCTGGAGGAAGTCATCAAGCTACACCG GTCTTAA
- the stoml1 gene encoding stomatin-like protein 1 isoform X1, which yields MYNKASGYQSLPQRDLITAKPGLFVATESFVQSPFHHHKGHSFDYIPNVRDNDYSDSTQGWLSWICNVIVCFMVYICTFITFPISGWFVLKVVPNYQRIVVFRLGRVRPPKGPGVVLLLPLIDQWQRVDLRTRAFNIPPCQVTTRDGGVVSVGADIQFRIWSPVMSVVSVQDLNASTRLTAHNAMTTSLGRKSVREIQTERIKLGEYLGMDINEMTKPWGLEVDRVELTVGAVLKPPEDHSSGPGSVILPPSIPGLEGLAGPIQQLAMHFLGNMAGGNNGAPLVRTEDSISFSDEVSSAPLAISRTGAVTRPMSVLELYEGLLLSESLVSQVGACFLFLLQSPDGQQTSYYVDLSQGSGSAGPGSPPEGQVPDVTLSMTDQDLLAMFEGTLRPFAAYSTGRLKVQGDLKTAMKLEEVIKLHRP from the exons ATGTATAATAAAGCGTCTGGATATCAGTCTTTACCGCAACGAGATTTGATCACAGCCAAACCGGGGTTGTTCGTGGCGACAGAAAGCTTCGTCCAATCTCCATTCCACCATCATAAAGGACATTCGTTTGACTACATCCCCAATGTTAGAGACAACGACTACAGTG ACTCCACTCAGGGATGGCTGTCCTGGATCTGCAATGTTATTGTCTGCTTCATGGTCTATATCTGCACCTTCATAACCTTCCCCATATCAGGCTGGTTCGTACTGAAG GTTGTCCCTAACTACCAGCGCATCGTAGTGTTTCGTCTGGGCAGAGTACGTCCTCCTAAAGGGCCAGGAGTGGTGTTGCTTCTGCCTCTTATTGACCAATGGCAGAGAGTTGACCTACGAACCCGGGCCTTCAACATCCCTCCATGCcag GTTACTACCAGGGACGGAGGTGTGGTGTCTGTAGGGGCAGATATCCAGTTCCGTATCTGGAGCCCGGTGATGTCAGTGGTGTCGGTTCAGGATCTTAACGCCTCCACACGCCTCACTGCCCACAACGCCATGACAACCAGCCTGGGCAGGAAGAGCGTCAGGGAGATTCAGACTGAGAGAATCAAACTGGGAGAATACCTTGGG ATGGACATCAATGAGATGACCAAGCCCTGGGGTCTGGAGGTAGACAGGGTGGAGCTGACTGTAGGTGCTGTCCTGAAGCCCCCAGAGGACCATTCATCTGGGCCTGGCTCGGTCATCCTACCCCCCTCTATTCCTGGTCTCGAGGGCCTGGCCGGACCCATACAACAACTGGCTATGCACTTCCTGGGCAATATGGCTGGCGGTAACAATGGAGCTCCCCTGGTTAGGACAG AGGACAGCATCAGCTTCTCAGACGAGGTGAGCAGTGCTCCCCTGGCTATAAGTCGTACCGGAGCTGTAACCAGGCCCATGTCAGTGCTGGAACTGTACGAGGGCCTTCTCCTCTCAGAGTCTCTGGTCAGTCAGGTGGGAGCCTGCTTCCTGTTCCTCCTCCAATCGCCTGACGGACAACAGACAAGCTATTACGTAGACCTCAGCCAAG GTAGTGGCTCAGCCGGACCAGGGTCCCCTCCAGAGGGCCAGGTACCAGACGTCACCCTCAGTATGACGGACCAGGACCTGCTGGCTATGTTCGAGGGAACCCTACGACCCTTCGCAGCCTACTCCACTGGGCGACTCAAGGTCCAGGGAGACCTGAAGACTGCCATGAAGCTGGAGGAAGTCATCAAGCTACACCGGCCTTAA